Proteins from a genomic interval of Bradyrhizobium sp. CCBAU 53340:
- a CDS encoding YgcG family protein, giving the protein MTVRLWLAVALILAIASAASADVAVPQLTGRVVDRTGTLSSSDIAALSQKLSDFETRKGSQIAVLIVPTTDPETIEQFSIRVAEAWKIGRKKIDDGAILVVAKNDRHLRIEVGYGLEGALTDVTSRRIIDEVITPKFREGDFAGGISAGIDRMMRVVDGEPLPVPSRSVNFANLDDVGPAVPFVLFASLVVGGFLRALLGRLLGSVATGSVIGLLALLILGSGALALLAGIIGFVLSFIADLFPASTGPSRGGSWSGGSSSGGWSSGSSSSGGFGGGGGSFGGGGASGSW; this is encoded by the coding sequence ATGACAGTGAGGTTGTGGCTCGCCGTCGCGCTCATCCTTGCCATCGCATCCGCCGCCTCGGCCGACGTCGCCGTCCCCCAGCTCACTGGCCGGGTGGTCGACCGGACCGGCACGCTGTCGAGCAGCGACATCGCCGCGCTGTCGCAGAAGCTCAGCGACTTCGAGACCCGCAAGGGCAGCCAGATCGCCGTGCTGATCGTGCCGACGACGGACCCGGAGACGATCGAGCAATTCTCGATCCGCGTCGCCGAGGCCTGGAAGATCGGCCGCAAGAAGATCGACGACGGCGCGATTTTGGTGGTCGCCAAGAACGACCGCCATCTGCGCATCGAGGTCGGCTACGGCCTTGAAGGCGCGCTCACCGACGTGACTTCGCGGCGTATCATCGACGAGGTCATCACGCCGAAATTCAGGGAGGGCGATTTCGCCGGCGGCATTTCGGCCGGCATCGACCGGATGATGCGTGTTGTCGACGGCGAGCCGTTGCCGGTTCCTTCGCGCAGTGTGAATTTTGCCAATCTGGACGACGTCGGGCCGGCGGTCCCGTTTGTCCTGTTCGCCTCGCTCGTCGTCGGCGGATTTTTGCGCGCGCTGCTGGGGCGATTGCTGGGCTCGGTCGCGACCGGCAGCGTGATCGGCCTGCTGGCGCTGCTCATTCTCGGATCCGGGGCGCTAGCCTTGCTCGCCGGAATCATCGGCTTCGTGCTGTCCTTCATCGCCGATCTGTTTCCGGCGTCGACAGGGCCGTCGCGCGGCGGGTCGTGGTCGGGCGGCTCCTCGTCGGGGGGATGGAGCAGCGGATCGTCGTCCAGCGGCGGCTTCGGCGGGGGCGGCGGCAGCTTTGGCGGCGGCGGCGCCTCGGGGAGCTGGTAG
- a CDS encoding xanthine dehydrogenase family protein molybdopterin-binding subunit: MNILPGNLRFGAGQPVKRLEDQRLLTGKGQFIDDKPEDGALWLHVLRSPHAHAKIVAIDTSAAASMPGVTAIYTGADLIKDDVGSIPTLSIFKRPNGKPMTVPPRRLLAHEIVRYTGEAVAAVAASSRAEAQAAAEAIVVEYDVLPAVVDPVEAVKPGAPVVWPEAPDNIVGAMSYGDAAKVDEAFAKAAHTVELDLVSQRLVPSAMEPRSTIAEIDKKTGRLLLHVQSQTPASTRDVLAEAVLKRPKDSVRVLVGDIGGGFGQKTNLYPEDGIVAYVATKLNKKIRWRGDRTDEFVGGTHGRDLTSTASFALDEKGKVLAYRVSSIGCTGAYSSGAANIIPLVLGPFVQTGVYDLPLVHFEVKSVMTHTAPVGAYRGAGRPEAVFIVERLFDAAARKIGMDPRAIRKVNYIKPAQLPYTNAAGQVYDSGAFAHMLDRAVKLADWDGFAARKKAARKKGLLYGRGLTSYIEWTGGRAHTEKVTLQATSQGRVVLHSGTQAMGQGLQTTYTQMISDTLGIAMDKIDVVQGDTDLAMGFGSVGSRSLFVGGTAVAVSSNDLIQKAREKAANVLETSVEDIEYQGGMLTVVGTDRRISLFDLAEKESGAKLSVDSEGEVDGPSWPNGTHICEVEIDPETGVSRVVRYTTVDDVGVAVNPMLVTGQIHGGVAQGIGQALYEGVSYDADGQLLTASYQDYCIPRADDVPPIVVTLDDSAPCRTNPLGAKGCGESGAIGGPPCVTNGVMDALAELGITQLNTPLTPQKIWKAIRDAKAAG; this comes from the coding sequence ATGAACATTCTTCCCGGCAATTTGCGTTTCGGAGCGGGCCAGCCCGTCAAGCGTTTGGAAGACCAGCGGCTGCTCACCGGGAAGGGGCAATTCATCGACGACAAGCCGGAAGATGGCGCGCTGTGGTTGCACGTGCTGCGCTCGCCGCATGCGCATGCGAAGATCGTCGCGATTGATACCAGCGCTGCGGCATCGATGCCTGGTGTCACCGCGATCTACACCGGTGCCGATCTGATCAAGGACGACGTCGGCAGCATCCCGACGCTGAGCATCTTCAAGCGCCCCAACGGCAAGCCGATGACGGTGCCGCCGCGGCGGCTGCTTGCCCACGAGATCGTGCGCTATACCGGCGAGGCGGTGGCGGCCGTGGCCGCTTCCTCGCGCGCGGAAGCGCAGGCCGCAGCCGAGGCGATCGTAGTCGAGTACGACGTGCTGCCCGCCGTGGTCGATCCCGTCGAGGCCGTCAAACCCGGCGCGCCCGTGGTGTGGCCTGAGGCGCCCGACAACATCGTCGGCGCGATGAGCTATGGTGATGCTGCCAAGGTGGACGAGGCCTTCGCCAAGGCCGCGCACACGGTCGAGCTCGATCTCGTCAGCCAGCGGCTCGTGCCCTCAGCGATGGAGCCGCGCTCGACCATTGCCGAGATCGACAAGAAGACCGGTCGTCTGCTGCTGCACGTGCAGTCGCAGACCCCGGCCTCGACCCGCGATGTGCTGGCCGAAGCGGTGCTGAAGCGTCCGAAGGACAGCGTGCGCGTGCTGGTCGGCGACATCGGCGGCGGCTTTGGCCAGAAGACCAACCTCTATCCGGAAGACGGCATCGTCGCCTATGTCGCGACCAAGCTGAACAAGAAGATCCGCTGGCGCGGCGACCGCACCGACGAATTCGTCGGCGGTACCCACGGCCGCGATCTCACCTCGACGGCGTCCTTCGCACTGGACGAGAAGGGCAAGGTGCTGGCCTATCGCGTCAGCTCGATCGGCTGTACCGGCGCCTATTCCTCGGGTGCGGCCAACATCATTCCGCTGGTGCTCGGGCCATTCGTGCAGACCGGCGTCTATGACCTGCCGCTGGTGCATTTCGAGGTCAAGTCGGTGATGACCCACACCGCGCCGGTCGGCGCCTATCGTGGCGCTGGCCGTCCCGAGGCCGTCTTCATCGTCGAGCGCCTGTTCGACGCGGCCGCGCGAAAGATCGGCATGGATCCGCGTGCGATCCGCAAGGTGAACTACATCAAGCCGGCGCAGCTGCCCTACACCAACGCTGCCGGTCAGGTGTACGATTCCGGTGCCTTCGCGCACATGCTCGACCGCGCCGTGAAGCTGGCCGACTGGGACGGCTTTGCCGCGCGCAAGAAGGCCGCGAGGAAGAAGGGCCTGCTCTACGGCCGCGGCCTGACGTCCTATATCGAATGGACCGGCGGCCGCGCGCATACTGAGAAGGTTACGCTGCAAGCAACCTCGCAGGGCCGCGTCGTGCTGCATTCCGGCACTCAGGCGATGGGGCAGGGGCTGCAGACCACCTACACCCAGATGATCTCCGACACGCTCGGGATTGCCATGGACAAGATCGACGTCGTGCAGGGCGACACCGATCTCGCCATGGGCTTTGGCAGCGTCGGCTCGCGCTCGCTGTTCGTCGGCGGCACCGCGGTCGCGGTCTCCTCCAACGATCTGATCCAGAAGGCGCGCGAGAAGGCGGCGAACGTGCTGGAGACGTCGGTCGAGGACATCGAGTATCAGGGCGGCATGCTCACCGTGGTCGGCACCGACCGCCGCATCAGCCTGTTCGATCTCGCCGAGAAGGAAAGCGGCGCCAAGCTCAGCGTCGATTCCGAGGGCGAGGTCGACGGGCCGAGCTGGCCGAATGGCACGCATATCTGCGAGGTCGAGATCGATCCGGAGACGGGCGTCTCCAGGGTCGTGCGCTACACCACCGTCGACGACGTCGGTGTGGCCGTGAACCCGATGCTGGTCACCGGCCAGATCCATGGTGGCGTCGCGCAGGGCATCGGCCAGGCGCTGTATGAGGGCGTGTCGTACGACGCCGACGGCCAGCTCCTCACCGCGAGCTACCAGGACTATTGCATCCCGCGCGCCGATGACGTTCCGCCGATCGTGGTGACGCTGGATGATTCCGCGCCATGCCGCACCAACCCACTCGGTGCCAAGGGCTGCGGCGAATCCGGCGCCATCGGCGGCCCGCCTTGTGTCACCAACGGTGTGATGGATGCGCTCGCCGAGCTCGGCATCACCCAGCTGAACACGCCGCTGACGCCGCAGAAGATCTGGAAGGCGATCAGGGACGCGAAGGCGGCGGGCTGA
- a CDS encoding LemA family protein: MRKILTVLAALASLSLTNCGYNAIQSEDEQIKANWSEVVNQYQRRADLVPNLVNSVKGFAQQEKDVLLGVTNARAKVGSIQATPEVLNDPAAFQKFQAAQGELSSALSRLLVVTENYPQLKSDALFKDLMSQLEGTENRITVARNRYIKSVQEYNVTVRSFPNNLTAMMFGYKEKPNFSVENEKEISTAPKVDFNPAPAPSK, from the coding sequence ATGCGCAAGATCCTCACCGTGCTCGCGGCGCTGGCCTCGCTGAGCCTCACCAATTGCGGCTATAACGCGATCCAGAGCGAGGACGAGCAGATCAAGGCCAATTGGTCCGAGGTGGTGAACCAGTATCAGCGCCGCGCCGATCTCGTGCCCAATCTGGTGAACTCGGTGAAGGGCTTCGCGCAGCAGGAGAAGGACGTGCTGCTCGGCGTCACCAACGCCCGCGCCAAGGTCGGCAGTATCCAGGCAACTCCCGAAGTGCTCAACGACCCCGCCGCCTTCCAGAAATTCCAGGCCGCGCAAGGCGAGCTCTCCAGCGCGCTGTCGCGTCTCCTTGTGGTGACCGAGAATTACCCGCAGCTCAAGTCGGATGCTCTGTTCAAGGATCTGATGTCGCAGCTCGAGGGCACCGAGAACCGCATCACGGTCGCGCGCAACCGCTACATCAAGTCGGTGCAGGAATACAATGTCACGGTCCGCTCATTTCCGAACAACCTGACCGCGATGATGTTTGGCTACAAGGAGAAGCCGAACTTCTCGGTCGAGAACGAGAAGGAAATCTCGACCGCGCCGAAGGTCGATTTCAACCCGGCGCCGGCGCCGTCGAAGTAA
- a CDS encoding acyl-CoA dehydrogenase family protein, with translation MDLNLSDEQRLLRESAERFVAEGYNADHRRKMANDALGFSPVVWKQFAELGWLALPIAEEFGGLGGGPVEIGILMEAFGRGLVSEPYVATIVLGAALIERCGTTAQKQASLPKIADGSMKLAFAHSERAARFDLAKIATVATRTTQGWRLAGSKIAVLDGHAADEIIVSAHLHDHHGPSGRIGLFLAPATVPGLSISDYPRLGGGRACNIELSDVQLPEDALLGNGNDALPAIEWAVDRAIAALGAEAVGIMQTLLNTTIDYTKIRKQFGRPLSANQVIRHRLADMAIQVDEARSMALRAALKADSAPLERARAASGAKAKIGKCARFVGEQSIQLHGGMGVTEELEVGAYFKRLVAFDTLFGGSAHHYARHAQLGRRA, from the coding sequence ATGGATCTCAATCTCAGTGACGAGCAACGGCTGCTGCGCGAGAGCGCCGAGCGCTTCGTGGCCGAAGGCTATAATGCCGATCACCGCCGCAAGATGGCGAACGATGCCCTCGGGTTCAGCCCTGTGGTGTGGAAGCAGTTCGCCGAGCTCGGCTGGCTGGCGTTGCCGATTGCCGAAGAGTTTGGCGGGCTCGGCGGCGGGCCGGTCGAGATCGGCATTTTGATGGAAGCGTTTGGTCGCGGGCTGGTGTCCGAGCCCTACGTCGCGACAATCGTGCTCGGCGCTGCACTGATCGAGAGGTGCGGCACGACGGCGCAGAAGCAGGCAAGCCTGCCCAAGATCGCGGACGGATCAATGAAGCTCGCCTTTGCGCATTCCGAGCGCGCGGCGCGGTTCGATCTTGCCAAGATCGCAACCGTGGCGACCAGGACGACGCAAGGCTGGCGTCTTGCCGGCAGCAAGATCGCCGTGCTCGACGGCCATGCCGCCGACGAGATCATCGTCTCCGCGCATCTGCATGATCATCACGGACCCTCGGGGCGGATCGGCCTGTTTCTGGCGCCTGCGACGGTGCCTGGCCTTTCGATCTCCGACTATCCGCGCCTCGGTGGCGGACGCGCATGCAACATCGAGCTGTCAGACGTGCAACTGCCGGAGGATGCCCTGCTCGGCAACGGCAACGACGCACTGCCGGCGATCGAATGGGCCGTCGACCGCGCTATCGCAGCGCTCGGTGCGGAAGCCGTCGGCATCATGCAGACGCTGCTGAACACCACGATTGACTACACCAAGATCCGCAAGCAATTCGGCCGACCGCTGTCGGCCAACCAGGTGATCCGCCATCGCCTCGCCGACATGGCGATCCAGGTCGACGAAGCGCGCTCGATGGCGCTGCGCGCCGCGCTGAAGGCGGACAGCGCGCCGCTCGAGCGCGCACGGGCCGCGTCGGGCGCCAAGGCCAAGATCGGCAAATGCGCGCGCTTCGTCGGCGAACAATCGATCCAGCTTCACGGCGGCATGGGTGTCACCGAGGAGCTCGAGGTCGGCGCCTACTTCAAGCGCCTCGTCGCCTTCGACACGCTGTTCGGCGGCAGCGCGCATCATTATGCCCGCCATGCGCAGCTTGGCCGCAGGGCCTGA
- a CDS encoding dihydrodipicolinate synthase family protein yields MTDFRGVFPYLVSPVGADGAVRTEVLAKLCDDLIGAGVHGLTPLGSTGEFAYLNAAQRMAVVQTTIEAAKGRVPVVAGVASTSTSTADAVAQAKAYEKLGADGILAILEAYFPLADAQVESYFRSIADAVDIPVVIYTNPQFQRSDLTLDVIARLAAHPRIGYIKDASTNTGRLLSIMNRCGDSLRVFSASAHIPAAVMLIGGLGWMAGPACIIPRQSVQLYDLCQAGRWDEAMALQRRLWRINEAFARFNLAACIKAGLAIQGYDVGDPIPPQAALTADARKVVEAALRELD; encoded by the coding sequence ATGACCGATTTTCGCGGCGTCTTTCCCTATCTCGTCTCGCCCGTCGGTGCTGACGGCGCGGTACGGACCGAGGTCCTCGCAAAGCTTTGCGACGATCTGATCGGTGCCGGTGTGCATGGGCTGACACCGCTCGGATCGACCGGCGAGTTCGCCTATCTCAATGCTGCGCAGCGCATGGCGGTCGTGCAGACCACGATCGAGGCTGCGAAGGGCCGTGTGCCCGTGGTGGCGGGCGTCGCCTCGACCTCGACCTCGACCGCGGACGCGGTGGCGCAGGCGAAGGCCTACGAGAAGCTTGGCGCCGACGGCATTCTGGCGATCCTCGAGGCCTACTTCCCGCTTGCGGACGCGCAGGTCGAATCCTATTTCCGCAGCATCGCTGACGCCGTGGACATTCCGGTCGTCATCTACACCAATCCGCAATTCCAGCGTTCCGATCTCACGCTCGACGTCATCGCGCGTCTCGCCGCGCATCCGCGCATCGGCTACATCAAGGATGCCTCGACCAACACGGGGCGGCTGCTCTCGATCATGAATCGCTGCGGCGATTCCTTGCGCGTGTTCTCGGCCTCCGCTCACATCCCGGCCGCGGTGATGTTGATCGGCGGCCTCGGCTGGATGGCGGGACCGGCCTGCATCATCCCGCGCCAGAGCGTTCAGCTCTACGATCTCTGCCAGGCCGGTCGCTGGGACGAGGCCATGGCACTCCAGCGCAGGCTGTGGCGCATCAACGAGGCCTTCGCCCGCTTCAATCTCGCCGCCTGTATCAAGGCAGGCCTCGCGATCCAGGGCTACGACGTCGGCGATCCCATCCCGCCGCAGGCCGCGCTCACGGCCGATGCGCGCAAGGTGGTGGAAGCGGCGCTGCGAGAGCTAGATTAG
- a CDS encoding TPM domain-containing protein, with the protein MSIGRITRHLLQHHWRAKQVFPQSVLERIEQAIRQGEATHSGQVRFVVEGALDGRPLFRNQHARARALDLFSHLRIWDTAHNNGVLIYLLLADRDVEIIADRGIDAKVGTAGWETICRAMEAEFRAGRFERGVIGGIEAVSRELAKHFPPGGAHPNELPDKPVVM; encoded by the coding sequence ATGAGCATTGGGCGTATCACCAGGCATCTGCTCCAGCATCATTGGCGGGCGAAGCAAGTGTTTCCGCAAAGCGTGCTCGAGCGCATCGAGCAGGCGATCAGGCAAGGCGAGGCGACGCATTCCGGCCAGGTCCGCTTCGTCGTCGAAGGTGCGCTCGACGGCCGTCCACTGTTTCGCAACCAGCACGCCCGCGCGCGGGCGCTCGACCTATTCTCGCATCTGCGGATATGGGACACCGCGCATAACAACGGCGTGTTGATTTATCTGCTGCTCGCTGACCGCGACGTCGAGATCATCGCCGACCGCGGCATCGACGCGAAGGTCGGCACGGCGGGCTGGGAGACGATCTGCCGGGCGATGGAGGCCGAGTTCCGCGCGGGCCGGTTCGAGCGCGGCGTGATCGGCGGGATCGAAGCGGTGTCGCGGGAGTTGGCGAAGCATTTCCCGCCGGGCGGGGCGCATCCGAACGAGCTGCCGGACAAGCCGGTGGTGATGTGA
- a CDS encoding transporter, producing MAQAGECPSPQSEIATDRPDVTNSSLVVPTGSIQIENGLNTSGQGGAKGFDGSNSRLRFGVAPCFEVLVDVPSYVGRLTGTVDTGFTNATPGVKWQVSGLPEPANLSVVVGVGLPTGTPAITGAGPQPYLQVPWSYELGSGWGISGMFTSFFRPSDLANLQTSEATFVIERKVSEQLALFAEYVGDTPTRGASTALLNVGGGYLLSRTEQVDFHLAFGLNRNSPDYIIGVGYSYRWDNVIGTAARPRLWQ from the coding sequence ATGGCTCAGGCCGGTGAATGCCCATCGCCGCAATCGGAGATCGCGACCGACCGTCCCGACGTGACCAATTCCAGCCTGGTCGTGCCCACGGGCAGCATCCAGATCGAGAATGGCCTCAACACGTCAGGTCAGGGCGGGGCCAAGGGCTTCGACGGCAGCAACAGCCGGCTGCGCTTCGGCGTTGCGCCCTGTTTCGAGGTGCTGGTGGACGTGCCGAGCTATGTCGGGCGGCTAACCGGCACGGTCGATACCGGATTCACCAACGCCACCCCCGGCGTGAAGTGGCAGGTCAGCGGCCTGCCTGAACCCGCCAACCTCTCGGTGGTGGTAGGCGTCGGCCTGCCGACCGGCACGCCCGCAATCACCGGCGCGGGCCCTCAGCCCTATCTGCAAGTGCCTTGGTCCTACGAGCTCGGCAGCGGCTGGGGCATTAGCGGGATGTTCACGAGCTTCTTCCGGCCATCGGATCTCGCCAATCTCCAGACCAGCGAGGCGACCTTCGTGATCGAGCGGAAGGTCAGCGAGCAGCTGGCGCTGTTTGCCGAATATGTCGGCGACACTCCGACGCGCGGCGCGAGCACGGCGCTGCTCAATGTCGGCGGCGGCTACCTCTTGAGCCGGACCGAGCAAGTGGACTTCCATCTGGCTTTCGGCCTCAACCGGAACTCGCCGGACTACATCATCGGCGTCGGCTATTCCTACCGCTGGGACAACGTCATTGGCACGGCGGCGCGGCCACGGCTTTGGCAATGA
- a CDS encoding VOC family protein, whose protein sequence is MTIDLTRRTLLQLAGASSLAMAAAAAARAEGTPQGGGPTYASRTPMRVGMVTLRVKNLDKVADYYRDVIGLTVMERSATTAKLGTAGITLLVLEARPDAAIEPRNAAGLYHTAFLMPSRKDLARWLVHAASHRVPLSGFADHLVSESVYLDDPEGNGIEVYADRDPSQWQWSEGSVKMATDELNIPDLLSLTNPRVPDYAKAPDGMRVGHMHLRVGDLAQAQNFYHGAVGLDPTRSRNGAAFLSSGRYHHHLGMNVWQSQGAGQRDDSTTGLAWFSLVTEKQDILAAQEERLRKGGTTVTPLADGVEAVDPWGTRVRLLKV, encoded by the coding sequence ATGACCATCGACCTCACCCGCCGCACTTTGCTCCAACTCGCTGGCGCCAGCTCGCTCGCGATGGCTGCAGCCGCGGCAGCGCGCGCCGAGGGCACTCCGCAAGGTGGCGGGCCGACCTATGCCAGCCGCACGCCCATGAGGGTCGGCATGGTGACGCTGCGGGTCAAGAACCTCGACAAGGTGGCCGATTACTACCGCGACGTGATCGGGCTTACCGTGATGGAGCGTTCGGCCACAACCGCGAAGCTCGGCACGGCCGGTATCACGCTGCTGGTGCTGGAAGCCCGTCCCGACGCTGCGATCGAGCCGCGCAACGCCGCCGGCCTCTACCACACCGCTTTCCTGATGCCGTCGCGAAAAGACCTCGCGCGCTGGCTGGTCCACGCCGCTTCGCACCGCGTGCCGCTGTCGGGCTTTGCCGATCACCTCGTCAGCGAATCCGTCTATCTCGATGATCCCGAAGGCAACGGCATCGAGGTCTATGCCGACCGTGATCCCTCGCAATGGCAATGGAGCGAGGGCAGCGTGAAGATGGCGACCGACGAGCTCAACATTCCCGACCTGCTGTCGCTGACGAATCCGCGCGTTCCCGACTATGCCAAGGCGCCGGACGGGATGCGCGTCGGCCACATGCATTTGCGTGTCGGCGATCTCGCGCAGGCCCAGAATTTTTACCATGGCGCTGTCGGCCTCGACCCGACCCGCAGCCGTAACGGCGCGGCGTTCCTGTCGTCGGGGCGCTATCACCACCATCTCGGCATGAACGTCTGGCAGAGCCAGGGCGCCGGCCAGCGCGATGATTCCACGACGGGGCTCGCCTGGTTCTCGCTGGTGACGGAAAAGCAGGACATCCTCGCCGCGCAGGAAGAGCGCCTGCGAAAGGGCGGCACGACAGTCACGCCGCTTGCTGACGGAGTCGAAGCGGTCGACCCCTGGGGCACGCGGGTGCGACTGCTCAAGGTGTAA
- a CDS encoding acyl-CoA dehydrogenase family protein: MDLSFNAEERAFQSEVRGFIAKTLTEEMKRATALTPSVFSDPDIGMAWQRALHGRGWGAPGWPVEYGGPDWTPAQRWIFETECARAGVPNVNVMGVKMVGPVIIGFGSPEQKNFYLPRILSGEDYWCQGYSEPGSGSDLSSLKTRAVRDGDDYVINGTKIWTTHAHHANRMFALVRTGDGERQQDGISFILIDMKTPGITTRPILTIGGDHEVNQVFFDDVRVPVANRVGEEGKGWTYGKYLLEFERGSGIASAKLREGLRAITELAESDLTGRAIDSPDIASRISEVEVDIDALEMTELRVLSALQTGQNPGAVSSILKLRNSEIRQAVTRLGVDVIGHDALAVEPMRPLYKLNHEPALPEDMLTVVPEYLNGRAYTIFGGTSEIQRDIIAKMMLGI, translated from the coding sequence ATGGACCTGTCGTTCAATGCCGAAGAGCGCGCCTTCCAGAGCGAGGTGCGCGGCTTCATCGCGAAGACTCTCACCGAGGAGATGAAGCGCGCGACTGCGCTGACGCCGTCGGTGTTCTCCGATCCTGATATCGGCATGGCCTGGCAGCGCGCGCTGCACGGCCGCGGCTGGGGCGCGCCGGGCTGGCCGGTCGAATATGGCGGCCCCGACTGGACGCCGGCGCAGCGCTGGATCTTCGAGACCGAATGCGCGCGGGCCGGCGTGCCCAACGTCAACGTGATGGGCGTGAAGATGGTCGGGCCCGTCATCATCGGCTTCGGCAGCCCTGAGCAGAAGAATTTTTACCTGCCGCGTATCCTCTCCGGCGAGGATTACTGGTGCCAGGGTTATTCCGAGCCGGGCTCAGGCTCCGATCTCTCCTCGCTGAAGACCCGCGCGGTGCGCGACGGCGACGACTACGTTATTAACGGCACGAAAATCTGGACCACGCATGCTCACCACGCCAACCGCATGTTCGCGCTGGTGCGTACCGGCGACGGCGAGCGGCAGCAGGACGGCATCAGCTTTATTCTGATCGACATGAAGACGCCTGGGATCACGACGCGCCCCATTCTGACCATCGGCGGCGATCACGAGGTCAACCAGGTGTTCTTTGACGATGTCCGCGTGCCCGTGGCCAACCGCGTCGGCGAGGAAGGCAAGGGCTGGACCTACGGCAAATATCTGCTCGAGTTCGAACGCGGCTCCGGCATAGCGTCGGCCAAGCTGCGCGAGGGACTGCGCGCCATCACCGAGCTTGCGGAGTCCGATCTCACCGGACGCGCCATCGACAGCCCCGATATCGCATCCCGCATCTCCGAGGTCGAGGTCGACATCGACGCGCTGGAGATGACCGAGCTGCGCGTGCTCTCGGCGCTGCAGACCGGGCAAAATCCAGGCGCAGTGTCGTCGATCCTGAAGCTGCGCAACAGCGAGATCCGCCAAGCCGTGACGCGGTTAGGGGTCGACGTGATCGGCCACGACGCCCTCGCGGTCGAGCCGATGCGCCCGCTCTACAAGCTCAACCACGAGCCGGCGCTGCCGGAGGACATGTTGACGGTCGTGCCGGAATATCTCAACGGGCGGGCCTACACGATCTTCGGCGGCACCTCGGAGATCCAGCGCGATATCATCGCGAAGATGATGCTGGGGATTTGA
- a CDS encoding enoyl-CoA hydratase, translating into MSSFETILVERPEPAITRVVMNRPDARNAQNLQMTYDLNAAFDAAVQDDAIKVIILAGNGPHFSSGHDLRPGAKNAAGVDFPPIGNWGGFAEPNAHGRFAREQEIYLQITRRWRNLAKPMIAEVHGRCIAGGLMLAWACDLIVASDDAQFCDPVVTMGVCGVEWFVHPWELGPRKAKEFLFTADSWSAQEAHQLGMVNQVVPRPELSSRVLELARRIAAKPSFALKLTKEAVNRSVDVMGQPAAIDQAFALHQLCHAHNLQEFGMIVDPSGLHPSVRKPAAAE; encoded by the coding sequence ATGTCCTCGTTCGAGACCATCCTCGTGGAGCGGCCGGAGCCGGCGATCACCAGGGTCGTAATGAACCGCCCCGACGCGCGCAACGCGCAGAACCTGCAAATGACCTACGACCTCAACGCCGCCTTCGACGCCGCGGTGCAGGACGACGCCATCAAGGTCATCATCCTCGCCGGCAACGGGCCGCACTTCTCGTCCGGCCACGACCTCCGCCCCGGGGCGAAGAATGCGGCTGGCGTCGATTTTCCGCCGATAGGAAATTGGGGCGGCTTTGCCGAACCCAATGCGCACGGCCGCTTCGCACGCGAGCAGGAAATATATCTCCAGATCACGCGGCGCTGGCGAAACCTCGCCAAGCCCATGATTGCTGAAGTGCACGGCAGATGCATCGCCGGCGGTTTGATGCTGGCCTGGGCCTGCGACCTCATCGTCGCCAGCGATGATGCGCAGTTTTGTGACCCCGTGGTGACGATGGGCGTCTGCGGTGTCGAATGGTTCGTGCATCCCTGGGAGCTCGGCCCGCGCAAGGCCAAAGAGTTTCTGTTCACCGCCGACAGCTGGAGCGCGCAGGAGGCGCACCAGCTCGGCATGGTCAATCAGGTCGTCCCGCGCCCGGAATTGTCGTCGCGCGTGCTGGAGCTGGCACGCCGGATCGCGGCAAAACCGTCGTTCGCGCTGAAGCTGACCAAGGAGGCGGTGAACCGCTCGGTCGACGTGATGGGCCAGCCCGCCGCGATCGACCAGGCCTTCGCCCTGCATCAGCTCTGTCACGCCCACAATCTCCAGGAGTTCGGCATGATCGTCGATCCATCCGGACTGCATCCCTCCGTACGCAAGCCGGCGGCGGCGGAGTAG